From the bacterium HR17 genome, the window GTCCCGCGAAATTTTGCGGGATATCTGGGTGACCCAGCGCATCAAGACTTGGGGGCAAGTCGTCGGGACCAAGGACAATTCGCCCATCCACGCCTATACCCGCGCCGATGCGGCAGGGGCGGCGGAAACTTGGGCGCAATTTTTGCTGGGTAAAACAGGGAAGCAGGAAGACCTTAAGGGCATCGCTGTTTCGGGTGACCCCGGTCTCGCCGATGCGGTGCGCCGCGACCCGTTGGGCATCGGCTACAACAACATCAACTACGCCTACAACCCGCGAACAGGCAAACCCTTTGGCGGGCTGTTGGTCGTCCCGTTGGATTTGAACGGCGATGGTAAGGTGGGCAAGGCGGAGAATTTTTATGCCACCCGCCAAGCGTTACTGAACGCCATCGCTGACGGGCGTTACCCATCGCCCCCTGCCCGCACACTTTACTTCGTGACAAAGGGCAAACCGCACGGCGTTGTCGCCGAGTTCATCCGTTGGGCGCTGACGAAGGGACAAAGGTTTGCGTCCGACGCAGGTTATGTGCCGTTGTCACGGGCAGCAGTAACGGTCGCGTTGCGCCAGTTGCGGTGACAGGGGGGTGAGGTGCGTTGCTGACCCGTTCTACCAAAGAGCGATTGGCGACTTTGTGGGTGGGGATAGCAGGCGCCACGACCGTTCTGTTGGCGGCTGCGCTGTTCACCGCCTTGTTTGCCCGTGCGTTCCCCATCCTGCAGCGTTATCCGTTGACAGCGCTGCTGTTCGGAACGGTGTGGCAACCTGCCAAAGGGCTTTTTGGTTTCTACCCGTTTTTGCTCGGTTCGTTGTGGGTGACGCTGACGGCGATGGCAGTGGCGGTGCCCCTTTCGTTGTTGACGGCGATTTACTTGGCAGAGTATGCGCCTGCAACGGTGCGCCGAACGCTCAACCCGCTCATTGACTTGATGGCGAGCGTGCCGTCGGTCGTTTACGGCGTGTTCGGCGTGTCGGTGATTGTCCCCTGCGTCGGCAAACTGGCAACCTTTGTTCAGCAACATTTGCCCTTACTGGCGTCCGAAGCACCACCGACAGGTTACAGCGTGTTGGCAGCAGGGTTGGTGTTGGCGCTAATGGTGGCACCGACGATCGTCGCCGTCGCCGAAGAAGTGTTGCGGAGCGTGCCGGTGAGTTTGCGCGAAGCGGCGTTGGCGCTGGGCGCGACGGCGTGGGAAACGACGCGGTTCGTGACCATGCGAGCGGCGAGAGCGGGCATCATCGGCGCCGTTTTGCTGGGCTTCGCTCGTGCCCTCGGCGAAACGATGGCGGTGCTGATGGTCGTCGGCAATGTCCCGCGGGTGCCCCGTTCGTTTTTTGACCCGGCATACCCGCTTCCTGCGCTCATCGCCAACAACTACGGCGAAATGATGTCCATCCCCCTTTACGATGCTGCGTTGATGATGGCGGCGTTGTTGCTCCTTGTGTCTGCCGTTGCGTTTAACCTTGCCGCCCAACTCGTCTTGCGTTTAACCCAATCGGTAGGGCGCATGTGAATACGACGCCTAAGAGACTGGACGACATCAACGCGCCTTGCGCAGGTGGTGATCATGCGCCGACGCTATTGGTGTGACCGTATCGCACGCATCGCGATGGTGATGTCGGTGACAGGGTTGATCAGTTCATTGGGAGCGCTCATCGCCGTCGTGCTTGCCAAAGGTTGGCAAGCATTGGATTGGACGATGTTGGTGCGTCTGCCTTCAGGTAGTTACTACTTGACCGGCGAAGAGGGCGGTATCCTCAACGCCATCGTCGGCTCATCGTTGCTGGCGATCGGTGCGACACTGTTGGCGTTGCCGCTGGCGTTGCCTGTGGCGTTGTTGTTGCAGCCGGATTACGCAGGGCGCACGAGAGTCGCCGGCGCGTTGCGCATATTGCTGGATTCGCTGTGGGGCGTTCCGTCCATCGTTTACGGCGCCTGTGGGTTTGCGCTGATGGTGGCTTTGGGTTGGCGGGCATCACTGCTGGCTGGCATCGTGACCCTCGCTGGCGTCATCTTGCCCCTCATGGTGCGGGCGATGGACGAAGTCCTGCGGGCGGTGCCCAAACCGATGAAGGAAGCCGCTTACGCCCTCGGCTTGACGCGTTGGGAAACGATGCGCTTTGTCGTCATTCGGCAAGCGTTGCCCGCTTTGGTGACGGTAGTGTTGCTGGCGTTCGGGCGGGCAATCGGCGACGCAGCGTCCGTGCTGTTCACAGCCGGCTACACCGACAACTTGCCCCGTTCGCTTTTTGACCCCGTTGCGTCGCTGCCGTTAGCGGTTTTCTTCCTGCTTAACTCGCCGTTTCCCGAGGTGCAACGCCAAGCCTACGCCGCCGCTACGGTGCTGCTGGTGTCGGTGTTGGTAATCAGCGGGAGCGCTCGGCTATTGGCACATCGGCTTTCCCGCTTTGTCGTGAGGTGATCGGACAATGCCGCACATCGTCGTCCGTAACTTGAGCGTCGCTTACGACGGGTATGTCGCCCTGCGCGATGTGACGGTGGAAATTCCTGACGGGCAAATCACTGTCGTGTTAGGACCGTCGGGCTGCGGCAAGACGACCTTTCTGCGCTGCCTCAATCGGCTGATTGACCTGACTGAGGGGGCGAAGGTGACGGGCGAGGTGCTGATTGATGGCGAGAACATTTTGGCGCCTGACGCCGATATCCTACGGTTGCGCAAAAAGATGGGCATGCTCCAGCAAAAGCCGACGGTGCTGCCGATGTCCATCTACGACAACATCGCCTTTGGCGCCTGGCTGCACGGCGTTCGCGACAAAAGAGGGCTGGACGAAGTGGTGGAGCGTTGCTTGCGCATGGTGCATTTGTGGGACGAAGTGAAAGACCGGCTCAAAGCGCCCGCCACGCAATTGTCCATCGGGCAACAGCAGCGATTGTGCTTAGCCCGCTCGCTGGCGGTCGCCCCCGAAGTGTTGTTGTGCGACGAACCGACTTCCGCCTTAGACCCTATCAGCGCCCAACACATTGAAAACCTGTTCCGCCAGTTGAGGGGCACATACACCCTCATCATCGTCACCCACACGCTACGACAGGCGAAACGCCTGGCGGACTACGGGCTGTTCTTTTACATGGGCGAGTTGGTGGAACACGGGGCGGCAGCGGACATTTTCAGCGCCCCGCGTGACGAACGGACGCGGGCGTTTTTGGCGGGCGTTATCGGTTGATTGACATCCCGCCCGACAGCAATTCGTCCACCAATACGGAGCAGCCCCGCAATTCGCTACCGTGGGCTCGTCCCAACAGGACAAAACCGTCGCCGACTTTGATGCCGACATCCTCCGTCAGCACTGCCATGACCGAACCGCGGTTGGCAAGGTCGTAATGGCACAGCAATCCCCGTTCTCCCTCGGCGACCTCTTGAAGCGTTTCGGGGTGCACGACTTTTGTGCGCACCCATGGCGGCGGCAAATGGTAGCGGGGCGATAAATGCGCGTTACGGGACGCAATCGCATCGGGCACGCAATAGGGTTGACCGACGACACCGTCGTAAAACTGCGATGACAGTTCCGCCATGCCGTATTCGTTGACGCAGTGTTCGGGTGAGATTCCCAAGACGCGTTCGTAAAGGCGCAGCAGTTCGTCGCGGGCGACTTCGCGCGAGCGCCCTTTAAACCCGCCCGTGTCCATCAACCGGCTGCCTTCAGGCAACCGAAAGGTTGCGCCCGTTTGGGCACACCAGTCCAAAAAGTGCACGAAGGAAAAGGAGGTGCCCAGCAACATCATGGGCGTGCCCTCCGCTTCTGCCTGCCGCAACCGCGCCGCCAACTCTTCTGCCAACAGTTTACCGCCCCGAATGAACCAACAATTGTCCTGCGCTCTGAACCCTGCAGCCCATTTGTTTGCGATGGTCAACAGCATATGCCCCAGCGATGAATAGGGCAACTCGTCAGGCGGTGGGAACAAAATGGCGGTGGGCATCGGGCGCCGTTCGGGTAACAAGTGGGGTTCAAACCAGCGGAGCACGGACGCTTCGTAAAGGCGCAAGTTGAAGACGAAATGGCGGCTGCGAGCGGTTGCGCCGCGCGTCGTCCCGCTGGACAAAAAAATGGCTTGGGCTTGTTCAACAGGCTCGCATGCCAGAGGCAACACCTTGAACGCGTGCGTCGGAACGGGCGGAATCTGTGACCAATGGGTCACCGTCGCCGGCGTGACACCCCGTTGCTGGCACAGCGTTCGGTAAGGTGTATTGCGCTCAACCTGGTAGGCGAACACTTGAAGCGCCAGCGCGTTAAATGCCGCTTCGTCCCGTTCGCCGCGCTCTATGAACGCCAGAATCGCTGCGTCTAATTGGTCAGTTGCTGATGACATCGGCAGCACCACCGTGCACAGACCATCGGTTCAGACGCGTCCGTTTTGTTTGAAGTTGTAGCGCTACCATAATTTGAGGCGCAAAGGAGGTTGGTGCGATGGTGTTGCGTAAGACGGCGCTGTGGCTGTTGAGTGTCGTGTTGGTGGGGCAGGGGATGGGGCAAGTGCGGTTGCCCGCTCTGTTCACCGACCACGCCGTCGTGCAGCGGGACGCACCTATCCGCCTTTGGGGCACCGCTGCGCCTAACGAGACGGTCACTGTCACATTGGCGGGGCGCACCGCTACGACAACCGCCGACAGCGGCGGGCGCTGGCAAGTGACCTTGCCGCCGCTACCCGCAGGCGGTCCGTTTGAGTTGTCGGTCAAAGGGCAGCAAAACGAAATTGTCGTGCGGGATGTGTTGGTCGGCGAGGTATGGGTGGCGTCGGGGCAGTCCAACATGGAGTGGCCGGTAGCGTTAGCGATGAACGCCGAGCAAGAGATCGCTCACGCCACTGACCCGCAAATCCGTTTGTTCCAGGTGCCCCATCGCGTCGCTGATGTGCCGCAGGAGGAAGTTGAAGGGGCATGGCAAGTGTGTGCACCTGAAACGGTTAAAACCTTTTCGGCGGTTGCCTACTTTTTTGCCCGCGAACTGCGCCGTCATGTCAGGGTGCCTGTCGGCATCATTCAGTCCACATGGGGTGGCACACCTGCCGAGGCGTGGACGAGCCGAAGCGCACTGGAAAGCGACCCTCAGTTGCGCCCCCTCTTGGACAGGTGGCAAAAGGTGTTGGCAGACTACCCTGAAGCCCAGAAGCGCTACGAAGAGCAGGTGCGCCGATGGCAAGAGGAGGCAGAGAAAGCCAAAGCGGAGGGCAAACCCGTCCCACCTCGTCCCCACCCGCCGCTTGGTCCCGGTCACCCGCACGCGCCGTCGGGTTTGTTCAACGGCATGATTGCGCCGCTGACCAAGTTCGTCCTTCGCGGCGTCATCTGGTATCAGGGCGAGTCCAATGTCGGACGAGCCGCAGAGTATCGTCGGCTGTTCCCCACGATGATCACCGACTGGCGCAAGGTGTGGGGGCTTGGCGACCTTCCGTTTCTGTTCGTGCAACTGGCGAACTTCCTTGCCCCCAAGCCCGAACCCAGCGAGAGCGCATGGGCGGAGTTGCGCGAGGCGCAAACATTCGCCCTCAAGTTGCCTAACACGGGCATGGCGACCGCTGTCGACATCGGTGACGCTAACGACATTCACCCCCGCAATAAGCAAGAAGTCGGGCGGCGGTTGGCGCTGGTTGCCCGCGCCCTCGTTTACGGCGAGCATGTCGTTTATTCAGGTCCCGTTTACGAGCGGATGCAGGTGGAAGGTAACAAAGTGCGGCTATTTTTCCGCCATGTGGACGGGGGCTTGGTGTGCAAAGGCGAAAAGTTGACCGGGTTTGCGATCGCGGGACCAAATGGCAAGTTCGTGTGGGCGGAAGCGGTCATTGACGGCGACACGGTCGTCGTTTGGAGCCCGCAGGTGGCGCAGCCTGCCGCTGTCCGTTACGCATGGGCGGATAACCCCGAAGTCAGCCTCTACAACCGCGAAGGGCTGCCCGCTGTGCCCTTCCGCACCGACGCTCCTTCCGATGACCCTTGACGCTTTTCAGACAAGGCGCCAAAATTGCATATGCTAAAAATCCGATTGGACAACTCAACAAAAGGAGGCGGTTACGATGGCGGACTATGCGCGTCCTGATGTGTTGGTGACGACTGAGTGGGTTGCCCAGCATTTGGGTGACCCCGACATCCGCATCGTGGAGGTAGATGTGGACACCAGCGCTTACGAGGAAGGGCACATTCCCGGCGCCGTCGGCTGGAACTGGCAGAAGGACTTGTGGGACCCACTGCGGCGCGACATCGTCAGCAAGGAAGCCTTTGAAGAACTGTGCAGCCGGTCGGGCATTAGCAACGACACGACGGTCGTCCTTTACGGCGACAACAACAATTGGTTTGCGGCGTGGGCGTTTTGGCAATTCCGCATCTACGGACACGAAGAGAGCAAACTCAAACTGATGAACGGCGGGCGCAAAAAATGGATTGAGGAGGGACGCCCGCTGACGAAAGAGGTGCCGCAATATCCCCGCACCACTTACAAGGCAAAAGACCCCGACTACTCCATCCGAGCGTTCTACGAAGAGGTCGTCCAAGCGATCCAGGCAGGGGCGGTCAAATTGGTGGATGTGCGGTCGCCACAAGAGTATGTCGGCGAACTGTTGGCGCCACCGGGGTTACCCGAAGGTGTCCCGGTGCGTGGCGGGCACATTCCGAGCGCGGTCAATATCCCGTGGGCGCAAGCGGTCAACGAGGACGGCACCTTCAAGAGTTACGAGGAACTGCGGCAACTTTACGAGAGCAAAGGCATCACACCTGATAAACCTGTCATCGCCTACTGCCGTATCGGGGAGCGCTCTAGCCACACTTGGTTTGTGCTCAAGTATTTGCTGGGTTACCCCGTCGTCAAAAATTACGACGGCTCATGGTCAGAGTGGGCGAACCGTGTCGGCGCACCGGCTAAAGTCGGTCCCGAACCGTAAACAGGTGGTCGGCAGCGTCTTTGGTGCCATCGCTTGGCGCCAAAGACGCTGTGCCCCATTGAACGACCTCGTCTGCCCTTTGGCGGAGCCGTTCGGCGATACGAGCGGAGTGTCTTTTTGAACATCTCTTGGCAACCCCCGCAGCGGGGGAACACTTGGAAATTACGGCGTCAGTCATTGATGGGGCTATCGCGGGCACAAAGGTCGTTAGACGAGGTCGGGAAAGAAGGCACCTACGGCGCATCGTAGAAGCCGTTGTGAAAGGGCAAGGGCTCCAAAGGACGGTCAGGCACATCAAAATGTTCCATGAAAGAGGCAAGGAAACGTTGCGTTCGTGGGGTGCCCACGCCATAATGGCAGCAACCGACGCTGATGGGTGATGGGGCGACCTCAGCGCCGGCAATTTCCGCCGCCAGATGGGCGGCGAAAGGAGCGAAAAAGCAATGTCCGTGCCAAAGGAAGCCGTAGAGACCGTTTGGGCGTTTTTTGACGCGCTCATGGAAGAAAACGATGCCGCCCTCACCGCCACTTTAGCCCCTGAAAGTGACGCTGCACTCCTTTACGAGTTGTTCGGTGAAGCCGCCCTCTACGCTGCCTCCGCAGCGCTGCGCGGACCGTGTGTCGTGCGCCTGACCCGCGCGCTGGTTTTGGGGGATGATTTGTGGTTGGAAGGGGAACAGGTCACGCAGGACACGCGCGAAACGATCGGACATGTTGTTTTTCGGGTGCGTTCCGTTAACGGCGGTTGGCGTATCTCAGAGATTTTGCCGTGGCACTTGGAAGCGGTGCATTACCCCAGCGACCGTCCCGACCCGCAAAGCGACATCGCCGTCGGCGTCTTCCTGACCTCCTACGGGTTACAGGTGGCGCCTACAGCGCAGTTGGACGGTGTGGAGCAAGTTCTCATCGGAACAATGCAGCAGGAATACTACCCGCTATCGTCCATTGCCCGTGCGGTGCGCATGTGGCGGGATTTCCGCAAAAACGGGGAATTGGCTGCCCACACCGAAGCGGCATGGGCGGCAGCGGTGCACCGGGCGATGGACCGTATGGTGTTGGTGGAAGAGCCGTTGGAGCAAATCGCCTTACTTTACGGTGTCCCGTTAGAGGGTGTCGCCGATGCCTACAACCGCTTGGTGCACCATCTGGGCTTGACCTTCTTTGACGCTCGTTACTCGCCAATGCCTGACCCCAGCGAACTGTTGCGCCAAGCGAAAGCCGCAGGGATGGAAGTTGACGAGTCAGCCATTCCACCCATCGCCAATCAGCCACTCCCTGAAGAAGTCGTCCGTTGACCCCGCACAGCGATGCCACTTACGCCTTGCCGAAATTTGGGGCTGAGGTGGAGGAGCATGGGGAAATCGGCATTGACGATGCGGCTCCTGCTGCTTGCCCTGTTGTGGCTTTTGCTGCCGGCAGGCAATGGCAACGGCAAGCAAGCAGCCCCACCTATTCGCCTGCAGGCGGTGGTGCCCAGCGCCGCGCAACTGCGCCGCTACGAGACCCTGACTGTTCGCCTTGACCTTGATGCCCCTTACACCAACCCTTTTGACCCTGATGACATCCGCGTGGACGCCGAATTTGTGGCACCATCGGGCAGGCGCCTTCAAGTGGCGGGCTTTTTCACGCAGGACTTCGCTCGCCAGCCCAAAGATGGGCGAGAGCAACTGCAACCCGTCGGCAAACCTTACTTCGCCGTTCGCTTCACACCGACGGAGTTGGGCGTTTACCGCTACCGCATCACAGTGACGGGGCGCGGGGTAGGAGACGAGGGGCGACCGCACATCGCCTCCCGATGGTTTACGCTGCGGGTGGTGCCCAACCCGCAGGCGAAAGGGTTTGTGCGGCGCGGCAAGTTTTGGCATTTGCGTTTTGACGACGGCACGCCCTTCGTCCCTATTGGCTTGAATGTCTGCTGGTCATGGGGCAACGAAGTGGGCGCTTACGAGAAATGGTTCGCCGCCATGCGCCAAAACGGCGCGAACTTCGCCCGCATCTGGTTGGTGCGTTGGAACATGGGCTTGGAATGGACGCCGAAC encodes:
- the pstS_1 gene encoding Phosphate-binding protein PstS, whose protein sequence is MPRWWSVVAGAVALALPAIVQRGEPGASQTEQTVRISGAFALYPLTVRWAEEFRREGFKARFDITGGGAGKGITDALAGLVDIGMVSREPHPDELRKGAVFIPVAKDAVVAVVNARNPVRTLLLRKGVSREILRDIWVTQRIKTWGQVVGTKDNSPIHAYTRADAAGAAETWAQFLLGKTGKQEDLKGIAVSGDPGLADAVRRDPLGIGYNNINYAYNPRTGKPFGGLLVVPLDLNGDGKVGKAENFYATRQALLNAIADGRYPSPPARTLYFVTKGKPHGVVAEFIRWALTKGQRFASDAGYVPLSRAAVTVALRQLR
- the pstC gene encoding Phosphate transport system permease protein PstC, which encodes MLTRSTKERLATLWVGIAGATTVLLAAALFTALFARAFPILQRYPLTALLFGTVWQPAKGLFGFYPFLLGSLWVTLTAMAVAVPLSLLTAIYLAEYAPATVRRTLNPLIDLMASVPSVVYGVFGVSVIVPCVGKLATFVQQHLPLLASEAPPTGYSVLAAGLVLALMVAPTIVAVAEEVLRSVPVSLREAALALGATAWETTRFVTMRAARAGIIGAVLLGFARALGETMAVLMVVGNVPRVPRSFFDPAYPLPALIANNYGEMMSIPLYDAALMMAALLLLVSAVAFNLAAQLVLRLTQSVGRM
- the pstA_1 gene encoding Phosphate transport system permease protein PstA — translated: MRRRYWCDRIARIAMVMSVTGLISSLGALIAVVLAKGWQALDWTMLVRLPSGSYYLTGEEGGILNAIVGSSLLAIGATLLALPLALPVALLLQPDYAGRTRVAGALRILLDSLWGVPSIVYGACGFALMVALGWRASLLAGIVTLAGVILPLMVRAMDEVLRAVPKPMKEAAYALGLTRWETMRFVVIRQALPALVTVVLLAFGRAIGDAASVLFTAGYTDNLPRSLFDPVASLPLAVFFLLNSPFPEVQRQAYAAATVLLVSVLVISGSARLLAHRLSRFVVR
- the pstB3_1 gene encoding Phosphate import ATP-binding protein PstB 3 → MPHIVVRNLSVAYDGYVALRDVTVEIPDGQITVVLGPSGCGKTTFLRCLNRLIDLTEGAKVTGEVLIDGENILAPDADILRLRKKMGMLQQKPTVLPMSIYDNIAFGAWLHGVRDKRGLDEVVERCLRMVHLWDEVKDRLKAPATQLSIGQQQRLCLARSLAVAPEVLLCDEPTSALDPISAQHIENLFRQLRGTYTLIIVTHTLRQAKRLADYGLFFYMGELVEHGAAADIFSAPRDERTRAFLAGVIG
- the cysA_2 gene encoding Putative thiosulfate sulfurtransferase, with translation MADYARPDVLVTTEWVAQHLGDPDIRIVEVDVDTSAYEEGHIPGAVGWNWQKDLWDPLRRDIVSKEAFEELCSRSGISNDTTVVLYGDNNNWFAAWAFWQFRIYGHEESKLKLMNGGRKKWIEEGRPLTKEVPQYPRTTYKAKDPDYSIRAFYEEVVQAIQAGAVKLVDVRSPQEYVGELLAPPGLPEGVPVRGGHIPSAVNIPWAQAVNEDGTFKSYEELRQLYESKGITPDKPVIAYCRIGERSSHTWFVLKYLLGYPVVKNYDGSWSEWANRVGAPAKVGPEP